From Vitis vinifera cultivar Pinot Noir 40024 chromosome 5, ASM3070453v1, the proteins below share one genomic window:
- the LOC100249031 gene encoding probably inactive leucine-rich repeat receptor-like protein kinase At5g48380, whose amino-acid sequence MDKKTILLLLPSFLCCLLSSTSTSSSIDQGDLSCLRSIKSSVEDPFGSLNTWSFDNIGIGDICMLNGIACWSYFTDRVQTIQLQGLGLKGKFPQGIRNCTSLTTLDLSNNNFFGPIPSNINQLIPYVRVLNLSYNKFSGEIPSSMASCDLNVANNRLSGPVPTFVSYSATPESYANNKGLCGGPLKACGEQQGKAKDSFKSGFAVGWAVSAVSVTAVFMFVCMPGEHLIKMLVTRRKNKRREAHQVMLVTRRKMKKKEPHQMRILPIIKISMMEKLATRMPLTDLAAATNNFSVENIIGFGKTGTMYKAAVMNGCLPAVKRFLDSQQFEKQFIYEILILGRLTHPNLVPLLGFCIERNEKLLVYEHMGNGNLYQWLHPNKAKAKILEWPLRGRIGVGLARGLAWLHHNCMFLVGHGNINSKCILLDQNFEPQISNFGGATLMKSSITDSTWGLFVGSADTENKRVQCPLKKDVYSFGIVLLEMVTRKKPHKISDASRRFDGTLVDWINHLLSTSGLYDAIDKSLIGQGFDGEIFEFLKVACSCVKASPHRRPTMLEVDKILRNTVGRHQIDDDSESWTQNECGTSNDRDEYTAVEIMEESIEIVQVDIAHS is encoded by the exons ATGGATAAGAAAACCATTCTTTTGcttcttccttcctttctcTGCTGTCTACTGAGTTCTACTAGCACAAGCTCCAGCATAGACCAAGGCGATCTTTCCTGTTTGAGAAGTATAAAATCATCGGTGGAGGACCCTTTTGGGTCCTTGAACACATGGAGTTTTGATAACATTGGAATTGGTGATATCTGTATGCTTAACGGAATTGCATGCTGGTCATACTTTACCGACAGGGTCCAAACCATCCAACTCCAAGGTCTTGGACTCAAGGGCAAATTCCCTCAAGGGATCAGAAACTGCACAAGCTTGACGACTTTGGATCTGTCCAACAACAATTTCTTTGGACCTATACCATCTAACATCAACCAACTGATCCCATATGTAAGAGTCCTTAATCTCTCCTACAACAAATTCTCGGGTGAGATTCCATCAAGCATGGCGAGTTGT GATCTTAATGTTGCCAACAATCGCTTGTCTGGGCCGGTTCCTACATTTGTTAGCTATTCCGCCACACCTGAGAGCTATGCTAATAATAAGGGACTATGTGGGGGACCTCTAAAAGCTTGTGGAGAGCAACAAGGGAAAGCTAAAGATTCATTCAAAAGCGGGTTTGCAGTTGGTTGGGCGGTCTCTGCTGTTTCAGTTACTGCAGTTTTTATGTTCGTCTGTATGCCCGGGGAACATTTAATCAAGATGCTAGTGAcaagaaggaaaaacaagagAAGAGAAGCCCATCAAGTGATGTTGGTCACAaggaggaaaatgaagaaaaaggaacCTCATCAAATGAGAATATTGCCAATCATAAAG ATTTCTATGATGGAGAAACTCGCTACCAGAATGCCTTTGACAGATCTCGCTGCTGCAACGAACAATTTCAGTGTAGAGAACATCATTGGGTTTGGAAAGACGGGAACTATGTACAAAGCAGCAGTCATGAATGGCTGTTTGCCAGCAGTTAAGAGGTTCCTAGACTCCCAGCAATTTGAGAAGCAGTTTATATATGAGATACTAATCCTGGGGAGACTAACTCATCCCAACTTGGTACCCTTATTGGGATTCTGCATCGAGAGAAATGAGAAGCTTTTGGTGTATGAACATATGGGAAATGGGAACCTTTATCAATGGTTACACCCCAACAAAGCCAAGGCCAAGATCTTGGAATGGCCTTTGAGGGGTAGAATTGGAGTTGGGCTAGCTAGAGGTTTGGCATGGCTGCACCATAACTGTATGTTCTTGGTAGGTCATGGCAATATTAACTCAAAATGCATCTTACTAGATCAGAATTTTGAGCCCCAAATTTCGAATTTTGGAGGGGCAACACTCATGAAGTCGAGCATCACTGATTCTACCTGGGGTTTGTTTGTGGGTTCTGCAGATACTGAGAATAAGCGTGTGCAATGCCCTCTAAAGAAAGATGTCTACAGCTTTGGAATTGTGCTCCTTGAGATGGTGACAAGGAAGAAACCTCACAAAATTTCAGATGCTTCTCGAAGGTTTGATGGGACTTTAGTTGATTGGATCAACCATCTTTTGAGTACTTCTGGCCTCTATGATGCCATTGATAAATCTTTAATCGGACAAGGATTTGACGGCGAGATCTTTGAGTTCCTTAAAGTTGCATGTAGTTGTGTCAAGGCCTCTCCCCATCGAAGGCCAACAATGCTAGAAGTTGATAAAATACTAAGAAATACAGTAGGAAGACACCAAATTGATGATGATTCTGAGTCATGGACACAAAATGAATGCGGGACCTCTAACGATAGAGATGAGTATACAGCGGTTGAAATAATGGAGGAATCCATTGAAATTGTGCAAGTAGACATAGCTCATTCATGA
- the LOC100247303 gene encoding uncharacterized protein LOC100247303, which translates to MRPLDENETTAVFEKLFKFTGNNLKNIVENPSHEGPDPNPGRYCFRLQKNRVYYVSESLVKRATNIGRAQLVSLGTCIGKFTKGGKFHLTVQSVNLLAANAKHKVWLKPTSEMSFLYGNHVLKGGLGRITENIVAGDGIVVFSMSDVPLGFGIAAKSTQDCRKLDPNGIVVLHQADIGEYLRMEDEL; encoded by the coding sequence ATGAGGCCACTGGACGAGAACGAGACTACAGCAGTGTTCGAGAAACTCTTCAAATTCACGGGTAACAATCTCAAGAACATAGTCGAAAACCCATCACACGAAGGCCCTGATCCTAACCCTGGCAGATACTGCTTTCGTCTCCAGAAGAACCGAGTCTACTACGTGAGCGAGTCGCTGGTCAAGCGAGCCACCAACATTGGCCGAGCCCAGCTGGTCTCGCTAGGCACCTGTATCGGCAAGTTCACCAAGGGCGGTAAATTTCATCTCACCGTCCAGTCGGTGAATCTATTAGCCGCAAATGCCAAGCACAAGGTCTGGCTTAAACCCACATCGGAGATGTCGTTTTTGTACGGAAATCATGTTTTGAAAGGTGGACTGGGGAGGATTACGGAGAACATTGTGGCGGGTGATGGGATCGTGGTGTTTTCCATGTCGGATGTGCCTTTGGGGTTCGGGATTGCAGCAAAGTCGACTCAGGATTGTAGGAAGTTAGACCCTAACGGGATTGTTGTGCTCCATCAGGCGGATATTGGGGAGTATTTGAGAATGGAGGATGAGCTTTGA